The following coding sequences are from one Ruminococcus flavefaciens AE3010 window:
- a CDS encoding DUF1385 domain-containing protein: MGKNNTTQEKFKSKIGGQALIEGIMMLGPNTGAMACRLPDGTIDLETWEENNGKNAPWYKKTPLVRGCTGFVTSLVKGYKYMMKSAEKQMPEDDEDEKDKKKKDKAAEAAESKAESTSEAVPAAESTAVKNSSEKKEDSVYDIVMYIGILIGIVMAFGLFVFLPKWIIGLIPSIKEHRFIRSLLEGILKIVIFVLYMYIISLMKDIKRQFMYHGAEHKTIACHEAELPLTVENVRKQTRFHKRCGTSFIFIVLIVSIFVMCFVPFTVTWQRIVASLVLLPLVVGVSYEFIRLAGNNDNAFTRMLSAPGLAMQRITTREPDDSMIEIAIAALTPCIPKDKEEDKW, from the coding sequence ATGGGAAAGAACAACACAACACAGGAAAAATTCAAATCAAAAATAGGCGGACAGGCTCTTATCGAGGGCATAATGATGCTGGGACCCAATACGGGCGCAATGGCTTGCAGACTTCCCGACGGCACCATAGACCTTGAGACATGGGAGGAGAACAACGGCAAGAATGCACCGTGGTACAAGAAAACTCCCCTTGTGAGAGGCTGTACGGGCTTTGTTACGTCCCTTGTCAAGGGCTACAAGTATATGATGAAGTCTGCCGAGAAGCAGATGCCCGAGGACGATGAGGACGAAAAGGACAAGAAGAAAAAGGACAAGGCTGCAGAAGCTGCCGAGTCAAAGGCGGAGAGTACTTCTGAAGCTGTTCCTGCCGCTGAGAGCACAGCTGTAAAGAATAGCTCCGAGAAAAAAGAGGACTCGGTATACGACATCGTTATGTATATCGGTATCCTCATCGGTATCGTCATGGCTTTCGGACTGTTCGTGTTCCTGCCCAAGTGGATAATCGGACTTATCCCAAGCATCAAGGAACACCGCTTTATCCGCTCTCTCCTTGAGGGCATACTTAAAATAGTCATCTTCGTGCTGTATATGTATATTATCAGCCTTATGAAGGACATAAAGCGCCAGTTCATGTATCACGGCGCAGAGCACAAGACCATTGCCTGCCATGAGGCGGAGCTCCCCCTCACAGTGGAGAACGTCCGCAAGCAGACACGCTTCCACAAGCGCTGCGGCACAAGCTTTATATTCATAGTGCTCATCGTCAGCATTTTCGTAATGTGCTTCGTACCGTTCACAGTTACATGGCAGCGTATAGTTGCTTCACTGGTGCTGCTGCCGCTGGTGGTGGGAGTATCCTACGAGTTCATACGCCTTGCAGGCAATAACGACAACGCATTCACACGCATGCTTTCAGCTCCCGGACTGGCTATGCAGCGCATAACCACCCGCGAGCCCGATGACAGCATGATAGAGATAGCAATAGCTGCCCTTACTCCATGTATCCCCAAGGATAAGGAGGAGGACAAGTGGTAA
- a CDS encoding sensor histidine kinase, with protein sequence MAKKSITKRWIFNNLGVVVLALLVIDMAIIYGIQNYFYSSARQYLVSKINAVTSVLSMHSQESSANFSAEMRKTLETFDEKDKIELMAINSKGRVVLTSSGFSPDADDVMPDYEEALEKNEGYDVYKLSGGEKVLAVSVPINSMSNEYSAVRMVTSLTEIDNTIKSYSAAITIVCVAIILVIVITGLYFAGSIVRPIRQISNIARKFAMGDFTTRIDNDSDDEIGDLCTAINNMADELSATEAMKNEFISSVSHELRTPLTAIKGWAETLMIDGGGSPDTMKKGVGVIVNETERLSQMVEELLDFSRMQNGHFTLQNANMDILAELGDAVLIYSDKARRENKEIIYDEPDMLPFVYGDKNRIRQVFINVIDNAVKYSSAGDTVTIKAYENNGNIIVSVKDTGCGIKQSDLSKVKTKFYKANHTRRGSGIGLAVADEIISMHGGSVDIDSEGEGLGTTVTITLPAVKP encoded by the coding sequence ATGGCTAAAAAGAGTATCACAAAGCGCTGGATATTCAACAACTTAGGCGTTGTCGTTCTCGCGCTGCTTGTAATCGATATGGCGATAATCTACGGAATACAGAACTATTTCTACAGTTCCGCAAGACAGTATCTTGTGTCAAAGATAAACGCCGTAACAAGCGTTCTGAGCATGCATTCTCAGGAAAGCTCCGCGAATTTCTCTGCGGAAATGAGAAAAACGCTGGAGACCTTCGATGAGAAAGACAAAATAGAGCTTATGGCGATAAACTCAAAGGGCAGGGTAGTCCTGACCTCATCGGGATTCTCTCCCGACGCAGACGATGTTATGCCCGACTATGAGGAAGCTCTTGAAAAGAACGAGGGCTATGACGTGTACAAGCTCAGCGGAGGCGAAAAGGTACTGGCGGTGTCCGTGCCCATAAATTCCATGAGCAACGAATACAGCGCAGTCCGCATGGTAACGTCACTGACGGAGATAGACAACACCATAAAGAGCTATTCAGCCGCTATTACAATAGTATGTGTGGCAATAATCCTTGTTATCGTGATAACAGGTCTGTACTTTGCAGGCTCTATCGTAAGACCTATCAGACAGATAAGCAATATCGCCCGAAAATTCGCAATGGGCGATTTCACCACACGTATAGACAACGACAGCGATGATGAGATAGGCGACCTCTGTACTGCCATCAACAATATGGCTGACGAGCTCTCCGCCACCGAGGCTATGAAGAATGAATTCATATCCTCAGTCTCACATGAGCTGAGAACTCCTCTCACCGCTATCAAGGGCTGGGCGGAGACACTGATGATAGACGGAGGCGGAAGTCCCGACACCATGAAAAAGGGCGTCGGCGTCATCGTCAACGAGACCGAGCGCCTTTCGCAGATGGTAGAGGAGCTCCTTGACTTCTCCCGTATGCAGAACGGACACTTCACTCTGCAAAATGCCAATATGGATATCCTTGCGGAGCTGGGAGACGCTGTACTCATATACAGCGACAAGGCAAGGCGCGAGAATAAGGAGATAATCTACGACGAGCCTGATATGCTCCCCTTTGTGTACGGCGATAAGAACCGTATAAGACAGGTATTCATCAATGTCATAGACAATGCGGTGAAGTATTCCTCGGCAGGGGATACCGTCACCATAAAAGCTTATGAGAACAACGGGAACATCATAGTTTCCGTAAAGGATACGGGCTGCGGCATAAAGCAGTCGGATCTATCAAAGGTAAAGACAAAATTCTATAAGGCAAACCACACACGCCGCGGTTCGGGCATCGGACTTGCCGTTGCAGACGAGATAATCAGTATGCACGGCGGCTCGGTCGATATCGACAGCGAGGGCGAGGGACTGGGTACCACTGTTACCATTACTCTGCCTGCGGTCAAGCCGTGA
- a CDS encoding response regulator transcription factor, whose translation MKRILICEDEDTIREFVVINLKRAGYDVVDVNCGEAALKTFEAENGNFDIVLLDIMMPGIDGFTVCKKIREKSSTIGIIMLTARTQEMDKVSGLMIGADDYITKPFSPSELTARVDAIYRRVCMSFIKTEKQSVLESGPFVLNLKSRTVTKDGAPIELTQVEYQILEYFMNNKNTALDRASILNHIWGESYYGDDKIVDVNIRRIRMKIEEEPSNPKYIITIWGYGYKWNDGQ comes from the coding sequence ATGAAACGTATACTTATATGCGAGGACGAGGATACTATCCGCGAATTTGTCGTAATAAACCTCAAGCGTGCAGGCTATGATGTAGTTGATGTAAACTGCGGCGAGGCAGCTCTCAAGACCTTTGAGGCTGAGAACGGCAACTTCGACATCGTCCTGCTGGATATTATGATGCCGGGTATAGACGGCTTTACGGTCTGCAAGAAGATACGTGAAAAGAGCTCGACTATCGGCATTATCATGCTTACCGCAAGAACTCAGGAAATGGACAAGGTCAGCGGTCTTATGATAGGCGCGGACGACTATATCACCAAGCCCTTCTCACCGTCTGAGCTCACAGCCCGCGTTGACGCAATATACCGCCGTGTGTGCATGAGCTTTATCAAGACCGAGAAGCAGTCCGTGCTGGAGAGCGGTCCCTTCGTGCTCAACCTCAAGAGCCGTACAGTTACCAAGGACGGCGCTCCCATAGAGCTCACTCAGGTGGAGTACCAGATACTGGAATACTTCATGAACAACAAGAACACCGCTCTCGACCGTGCCAGCATACTCAACCATATATGGGGAGAGAGCTATTACGGGGACGATAAGATAGTCGATGTAAATATCAGACGTATCCGCATGAAGATAGAGGAGGAGCCCTCCAATCCCAAGTATATCATCACTATCTGGGGCTACGGATACAAATGGAATGACGGGCAGTAA
- a CDS encoding citrate synthase encodes MPSYISGANITDLCGRLADNSAIDPKLYEKYHVKRGLRNSDGTGVMAGITNICNVHGYVVNEGEKEPIPGQLIYRGYNINDLVENVEKDDRYGYEETAFLLLFGHLPNEKELKTFSSYISVKRDLPNGFVEDMILKAPSKNIMNKLARSVLALYSYDDECENKGLENEMRTAVSLIAKMPVIMANAYQVKRRVFDNQSMIMHPINYEENTAQCILSLLRPDRKYTKDEAQMLDRLLMLQAEHGGGNNSTFTCRVLTSSGTDPYSAYSSAICSLKGPRHGGANLAVINMLDNFKANIKNWEDEGEVADYMRKTIRKETNDHSGLIYGMGHAVYTVSDPRAVILKKKAFELAKGKDIEAEFRLLETIERLTPEVFLEMKGSSKTMCANVDMYSGLVYRMLGIPDELFTPLFAIARMAGWAAHRMEEILTGGRIIRPAYKAIAKEKEYIKLSERE; translated from the coding sequence ATGCCGTCATACATTTCAGGCGCTAACATTACAGATTTATGCGGGAGACTTGCGGATAATTCCGCTATCGACCCCAAGCTTTATGAAAAATACCATGTCAAGAGAGGACTTCGCAACAGCGACGGCACAGGTGTAATGGCTGGAATCACCAATATATGCAACGTTCACGGCTATGTGGTGAACGAGGGCGAAAAAGAGCCTATACCGGGTCAGCTCATATACAGAGGCTACAACATCAACGACCTTGTGGAGAACGTTGAAAAGGATGACCGCTATGGCTATGAGGAGACTGCTTTCCTGCTGCTCTTCGGTCATCTGCCCAACGAGAAGGAGCTCAAGACCTTCAGCTCATATATATCAGTCAAGAGAGACCTGCCCAACGGCTTCGTTGAGGATATGATACTCAAGGCTCCGTCAAAGAATATCATGAACAAGCTGGCACGTTCGGTGCTGGCTCTGTATTCCTACGACGACGAGTGCGAGAACAAGGGACTTGAAAATGAAATGCGCACCGCTGTCAGCCTTATTGCCAAGATGCCTGTCATCATGGCTAACGCTTATCAGGTCAAGCGCAGAGTTTTCGACAACCAGAGCATGATAATGCACCCAATAAATTACGAGGAGAACACCGCTCAGTGTATCCTTTCGCTGCTCCGTCCCGACAGAAAGTACACCAAGGACGAGGCACAGATGCTTGACCGTCTGCTCATGTTACAGGCTGAGCACGGCGGCGGAAATAACTCCACCTTTACATGCCGCGTGCTGACTTCATCGGGCACAGACCCCTATTCGGCTTATTCGTCGGCTATATGCTCCCTTAAAGGTCCCCGTCACGGCGGTGCTAACCTTGCGGTTATCAATATGCTTGACAACTTCAAGGCTAACATCAAGAACTGGGAAGACGAGGGCGAGGTGGCAGACTACATGCGCAAGACCATACGCAAGGAGACCAACGACCATTCGGGTCTTATCTACGGTATGGGACACGCGGTATACACTGTCTCGGACCCCCGTGCCGTTATCCTGAAGAAAAAGGCTTTCGAGCTTGCAAAGGGCAAGGATATCGAGGCTGAGTTCAGACTCCTTGAAACTATCGAGAGACTTACTCCCGAGGTGTTCCTTGAAATGAAGGGAAGCTCCAAGACCATGTGCGCTAACGTGGATATGTATTCGGGTCTTGTTTACCGTATGCTGGGTATCCCCGACGAGCTCTTCACACCGCTGTTCGCCATTGCGCGTATGGCAGGCTGGGCTGCTCACCGCATGGAGGAGATACTCACGGGCGGAAGGATAATCCGTCCTGCGTACAAGGCTATCGCAAAGGAAAAGGAATACATAAAGCTCTCCGAGCGCGAATAA
- the spoIID gene encoding stage II sporulation protein D, whose translation MKKILLSALLLILAITVLPALPVIVRSRSSPNDAQQAAVLKELTAEREKTDNKQFSREPYKVLDVESGKVLKVPVRDYVIGAVCAEMPASFGEEALKAQAVAAHTYAERQRLREKESPSAELKGADFSNDTEKYQGYYTKEQIKEIFGDNYEKNYKKIAAAADEVLSYIITYEDAPIIAAFHSMSAGFTESAENAWGAPVDYLVEVDSRSDLTAPKFREDKRFKAAELKAALEAAFDGVSLGDDMTQWLKVLTVSDSGTVLEASVGGHTVTGGQVRSALDLRSAAFEVRCEPDEIVITTKGYGHGVGMSQYGADAMAAEGKSWRDILDHYYPNCTISKS comes from the coding sequence ATGAAGAAAATCCTCTTATCCGCTCTACTGCTCATTTTAGCCATAACCGTACTCCCTGCCCTGCCTGTAATCGTCCGCAGCAGGAGCTCTCCCAATGACGCGCAGCAGGCAGCAGTACTGAAAGAGCTCACCGCTGAAAGAGAAAAGACCGACAATAAGCAATTCTCACGGGAGCCCTACAAGGTGCTCGATGTTGAGAGCGGAAAGGTGCTGAAGGTGCCTGTCCGCGACTACGTCATAGGAGCTGTCTGTGCGGAGATGCCTGCATCATTCGGTGAGGAAGCCCTGAAAGCTCAGGCTGTGGCTGCCCACACCTATGCGGAGCGCCAGCGGCTCCGCGAAAAAGAGTCCCCGTCAGCAGAGCTGAAAGGGGCGGATTTCTCCAATGATACCGAGAAGTATCAGGGCTACTACACCAAGGAACAGATAAAGGAGATATTCGGGGACAATTACGAGAAAAACTACAAAAAAATAGCCGCCGCCGCAGACGAAGTACTCTCTTACATCATCACCTATGAGGACGCGCCTATAATCGCCGCTTTTCACTCCATGTCAGCAGGCTTTACCGAAAGTGCCGAAAACGCATGGGGAGCTCCCGTGGACTACCTTGTGGAGGTGGACAGCCGCTCCGACCTGACAGCTCCCAAATTCCGCGAGGACAAGCGCTTCAAGGCGGCGGAGCTGAAAGCCGCTCTTGAAGCGGCTTTCGACGGCGTGTCCCTCGGTGATGACATGACACAGTGGCTGAAAGTCCTTACTGTTTCCGATTCGGGAACAGTGCTGGAAGCCTCCGTCGGGGGGCACACCGTCACAGGAGGTCAGGTGCGTTCCGCACTTGACCTCCGATCCGCCGCCTTTGAGGTACGCTGTGAGCCCGACGAAATCGTCATCACTACCAAGGGCTACGGCCACGGCGTGGGCATGAGCCAGTACGGCGCGGACGCCATGGCGGCTGAGGGTAAGAGCTGGCGCGATATCCTTGACCATTACTACCCGAACTGCACTATATCCAAAAGCTGA
- a CDS encoding sugar transferase has product MNKNRDLYKRFVTFVSGILLLAMLTGIFAFVWYKNYSGEIVLPYYRRGNWVLIAIYCLLVWLFFRAYGGFKLGYLKKTDMLYAQMISMICVNTVSYFLISLIGRHFMAVMPVVIMTCVDMGVIALWTLLAGKLYFMIYPPRKLVIIYGSHQAAALVLKMSQRVDKYMICESISISEPEEKVKELIMKYEGVIVCDIPAEQRNDYLKFCFEHSKRAYIAPKISDIIIRGADDIRLFDTPLMLCRNYGLDFEQQLIKRAFDVVFSLIALIPAAPFMLISALAVKLYDGGPVFYKQKRLTLGGKEFDVYKFRSMIVDAEKDGKPRLASEEDDRITPVGKILRKFRVDEFPQLLNILKGDMSVVGPRPERPELTKEYEKEMPEFGFRLKVKAGLTGYAQVTGAYDTTPYDKLKMDLMYIENYSIRLDLQIILMTLKTMLFPPKNNAETEELLLAPKNSEKKENNKQ; this is encoded by the coding sequence ATGAACAAAAACAGAGATTTATATAAAAGATTTGTCACGTTTGTTTCGGGAATACTTCTTCTCGCCATGCTCACGGGCATCTTCGCCTTTGTGTGGTACAAAAACTACAGCGGAGAGATAGTGCTCCCCTATTACAGACGAGGAAACTGGGTGCTCATCGCTATCTACTGCCTGCTGGTATGGCTCTTTTTCAGAGCATACGGCGGCTTCAAGCTGGGCTACCTTAAAAAGACCGATATGCTGTACGCGCAGATGATATCAATGATATGCGTAAATACAGTTTCATACTTTCTCATCAGCCTTATCGGACGACATTTCATGGCTGTCATGCCTGTCGTAATAATGACCTGCGTGGATATGGGAGTCATAGCTCTATGGACTCTCCTTGCAGGCAAGCTGTACTTTATGATATATCCGCCGCGAAAGCTGGTCATCATCTACGGAAGCCATCAGGCGGCGGCTCTGGTGCTGAAAATGAGCCAGCGCGTGGACAAGTACATGATATGCGAGTCCATAAGCATAAGCGAGCCCGAGGAAAAAGTAAAAGAGCTCATTATGAAGTACGAGGGCGTTATAGTCTGCGATATCCCTGCGGAACAGAGAAACGACTACCTGAAATTCTGCTTCGAGCACTCCAAACGCGCGTATATCGCCCCGAAAATCTCAGATATTATAATAAGAGGCGCAGATGACATACGCCTCTTCGATACCCCTCTCATGCTCTGCCGAAATTACGGACTTGATTTCGAGCAGCAGCTCATAAAGCGCGCATTCGATGTTGTATTCTCACTTATCGCGCTTATCCCCGCCGCCCCCTTCATGCTCATATCCGCACTGGCGGTAAAGCTCTACGACGGCGGTCCCGTGTTCTACAAGCAGAAGCGCCTTACTCTGGGCGGCAAGGAGTTCGACGTGTACAAGTTCCGCAGCATGATAGTTGACGCGGAAAAGGACGGCAAGCCCCGTCTCGCCTCCGAGGAGGACGACCGTATCACTCCAGTGGGAAAGATACTGAGAAAATTCCGCGTGGACGAGTTCCCCCAGCTCCTCAATATCCTCAAGGGCGATATGTCCGTGGTAGGTCCCCGTCCCGAGCGTCCGGAGCTTACTAAGGAATACGAAAAGGAAATGCCCGAATTCGGCTTCCGCCTTAAAGTAAAGGCAGGTCTCACGGGCTATGCACAGGTAACGGGAGCCTATGACACCACTCCCTATGACAAGCTGAAAATGGACCTGATGTATATAGAGAATTATTCAATACGTCTTGACCTTCAAATAATACTGATGACATTAAAGACAATGCTCTTCCCGCCCAAGAACAACGCCGAGACAGAGGAGTTGCTCCTTGCGCCGAAGAACAGTGAAAAAAAGGAGAACAACAAGCAATGA
- a CDS encoding mannose-1-phosphate guanylyltransferase, giving the protein MKTTAVIMAGGRGERFWPKSRNATPKQFLSLTKDGETMIQKTVKRLLPIVEAEDIYIVTNAAYTDLVHDQLPNIPKDNILAEPCARNTAPCIAFAAAVINRKYEDAVMLVLPSDHLIGYENIYINTLRKAIKAAEKGKRLVTIGITPEYPETGYGYINFGEEKGDVYAVERFVEKPDLPKAKEYLASGKYLWNSGMFVWKISSIMLNLKALMPDIYEGAVRIEEAFGTPEFTDVLVKEFTAFRSESVDFGIMEKAKHIYTIPGSFGWDDVGSWLAVERINETDDDKNYIDGDVITIDSKRTTICGGKRLIAAVGTRDIIIVDTDDVLLVCSKNSTQDVKKVIAQLKEQKRTEFI; this is encoded by the coding sequence ATGAAGACCACCGCAGTCATCATGGCAGGCGGACGGGGCGAGCGTTTCTGGCCAAAGAGCCGCAACGCTACTCCCAAGCAGTTCCTCTCACTCACCAAAGACGGAGAGACCATGATACAGAAAACCGTAAAGCGACTTTTGCCCATTGTTGAGGCTGAGGACATCTACATCGTTACAAACGCCGCTTATACCGACCTTGTACACGACCAGCTCCCCAATATCCCAAAGGATAATATACTGGCAGAGCCCTGCGCAAGGAATACTGCTCCCTGTATTGCATTTGCGGCAGCAGTTATCAACCGCAAGTACGAGGACGCAGTTATGCTGGTGCTCCCCTCTGACCACCTCATAGGCTATGAGAACATCTACATCAACACTCTCAGAAAGGCTATAAAGGCTGCCGAAAAGGGCAAGCGCCTTGTGACCATAGGCATTACTCCCGAATATCCCGAAACAGGCTACGGCTATATCAACTTCGGTGAGGAAAAGGGCGATGTCTACGCTGTTGAACGCTTCGTTGAAAAGCCCGACCTTCCAAAAGCAAAGGAGTATCTTGCATCAGGCAAGTACCTCTGGAACAGCGGTATGTTCGTATGGAAGATATCCTCAATAATGCTAAACTTAAAGGCACTCATGCCTGATATATATGAGGGTGCAGTCCGCATAGAAGAAGCCTTCGGCACACCTGAGTTCACGGACGTTCTCGTCAAGGAGTTCACCGCTTTCAGAAGTGAGTCCGTTGACTTCGGCATCATGGAAAAGGCAAAGCACATCTACACTATCCCGGGCAGCTTCGGCTGGGACGACGTGGGAAGCTGGCTGGCTGTTGAGCGTATCAACGAGACCGACGACGACAAGAACTACATCGACGGCGACGTTATCACCATAGACTCAAAGCGCACCACCATATGCGGAGGCAAGCGCCTTATAGCTGCCGTTGGCACAAGAGATATCATTATCGTGGACACTGACGACGTGCTCCTTGTGTGCTCGAAAAACAGCACACAGGACGTCAAAAAGGTCATCGCTCAGCTCAAAGAGCAGAAAAGAACGGAATTTATATAA
- the gmd gene encoding GDP-mannose 4,6-dehydratase, protein MKNALITGITGQDGSYLAELLLEKGYNVYGIWRRKATVDYGNIAHLKDKVHLIYADMTDPVSLISAMKISQADEVYNLAAQSFVATSWDTPLGTADIDALGVTNMLEAIRIVKPEARFYQASTSEMFGLVQEIPQKETTPFYPRSPYGVAKLYGHWITKNYRESYDLFACSGILFNHESERRGIEFVTRKITDAAVRIKLGVQEYMELGNMDSKRDWGHSKDYVRAMWLMLQQDKPDDYVIATNETRTVREFVETAFRHLDIDVEWQGSGVDEIGINKANGKTIVKVNKKFFRPAEVDILLGDPSKAEKALGWKREINFSQLVERMVKNDLELVQNELKVKEILG, encoded by the coding sequence ATGAAGAACGCACTTATTACAGGAATCACAGGTCAGGACGGCTCTTACCTCGCAGAGCTCCTGCTGGAAAAGGGTTATAACGTATACGGTATCTGGAGAAGAAAGGCCACCGTTGACTACGGCAATATCGCTCACTTAAAGGACAAGGTTCACCTTATCTACGCAGATATGACCGACCCCGTATCCCTTATCTCCGCTATGAAAATATCACAGGCTGACGAGGTTTACAACCTTGCTGCTCAGTCCTTCGTTGCTACAAGCTGGGACACTCCTCTCGGCACAGCAGATATAGACGCTCTCGGCGTTACAAATATGCTGGAGGCTATCCGCATAGTAAAGCCCGAGGCCCGCTTCTATCAGGCTTCCACATCGGAGATGTTCGGTCTGGTACAGGAGATACCCCAGAAGGAGACTACTCCTTTCTATCCAAGAAGCCCATACGGCGTAGCTAAGCTCTACGGTCACTGGATCACAAAGAACTACCGCGAGAGCTACGATCTCTTTGCCTGCTCCGGTATCCTTTTCAACCACGAGTCCGAGCGCCGCGGTATCGAGTTCGTTACACGTAAGATAACCGACGCCGCTGTACGCATCAAGCTTGGCGTTCAGGAGTACATGGAGCTTGGAAACATGGACTCAAAGCGTGACTGGGGCCACTCAAAGGACTATGTCCGCGCTATGTGGCTCATGCTCCAGCAGGACAAGCCCGACGACTACGTTATCGCTACGAATGAGACAAGAACTGTCCGTGAGTTCGTAGAGACTGCTTTCAGGCACCTTGACATCGATGTAGAGTGGCAGGGCTCAGGCGTTGACGAGATAGGCATCAACAAGGCAAACGGCAAGACCATCGTAAAGGTCAACAAGAAGTTCTTCCGTCCCGCAGAGGTAGATATACTCCTCGGCGATCCGTCAAAGGCTGAGAAAGCTCTCGGCTGGAAGCGCGAGATAAACTTCTCACAGCTTGTAGAGCGCATGGTAAAGAACGATCTTGAACTGGTACAGAACGAATTGAAGGTCAAGGAGATACTTGGCTGA
- a CDS encoding glycosyltransferase family 4 protein, whose translation MKITFDAVPICSDKMSGIGWCELGQTQALAKLFPHNQYEYSFFTSGDNERVKRVKQFAGKDIKLNTSGFSGFVYRAVSNFLPIPYSFFFGRKSDITHFFNYIVPPFVHGRKVVTVHDMVYKTFPETVRGRTRYMLDTGLKRSMKRADLIVTDSEFSKSEIIKYFPKWESKIRVVPCGVDLERFRPCTEPQRIPEVKKSLEIEGEYFLYVGTIEPRKNLERLMTAYAAFAKKAGENAPKLVLAGGKGWLDKGIYSRVEKLGMEKNIIFTKYVPSEDMNPLMCGALAFVFPSIYEGFGMPPLEAMACGVPVLTSGEASLPEVTGDCAVICDAYDVKSIAQGLYRLYSDEKLRKELSRRGLERAQGFTWERSAKMLMDVYRELKHE comes from the coding sequence ATGAAGATAACCTTCGACGCTGTACCTATTTGCAGCGACAAAATGTCGGGTATAGGCTGGTGTGAGCTTGGACAGACTCAGGCTCTCGCAAAGCTCTTCCCCCATAACCAATACGAATACAGCTTCTTTACAAGCGGCGACAATGAGCGCGTAAAGCGGGTGAAGCAGTTCGCAGGCAAGGATATAAAGCTGAACACATCGGGCTTTTCGGGCTTTGTATACAGAGCCGTCAGCAATTTCCTGCCAATACCCTACTCCTTCTTTTTCGGCAGGAAGTCCGATATCACCCACTTTTTCAACTACATCGTCCCGCCCTTTGTCCACGGCAGAAAGGTGGTCACAGTCCACGACATGGTATATAAGACCTTTCCCGAGACTGTCCGCGGAAGAACGAGATATATGCTGGATACAGGTCTGAAACGCTCCATGAAGCGCGCAGACCTTATCGTTACGGACTCGGAATTTTCCAAGTCCGAGATAATCAAATACTTTCCCAAGTGGGAGAGCAAGATAAGGGTAGTCCCCTGCGGAGTTGACCTTGAACGCTTCCGCCCGTGCACCGAGCCACAGCGTATACCCGAGGTGAAAAAGTCCCTTGAAATAGAGGGGGAATACTTCCTCTACGTGGGAACTATCGAGCCCCGCAAAAATCTGGAGCGCCTTATGACGGCTTATGCGGCTTTTGCAAAAAAAGCAGGCGAAAACGCTCCCAAGCTTGTGCTTGCCGGGGGCAAGGGCTGGCTTGACAAGGGCATATACAGCCGCGTTGAGAAGCTGGGCATGGAAAAGAATATCATCTTCACAAAATACGTCCCCTCTGAGGATATGAATCCGCTTATGTGCGGTGCTCTGGCATTCGTGTTCCCGTCAATATACGAGGGCTTTGGCATGCCGCCCCTTGAAGCTATGGCATGCGGAGTACCCGTGCTCACATCGGGAGAGGCTTCCCTCCCCGAGGTAACGGGCGACTGCGCCGTAATATGCGACGCCTACGACGTAAAAAGTATAGCACAGGGGCTTTACAGGCTCTACAGCGACGAGAAGCTCCGCAAAGAGCTGAGCCGCAGAGGACTTGAAAGAGCGCAGGGCTTCACTTGGGAGCGCTCCGCAAAAATGCTCATGGACGTATACAGGGAGCTGAAACATGAATAA